A window of Deltaproteobacteria bacterium genomic DNA:
TCATGAGATTTAAGAAAATCATCAAGTGTGCTCTTTGCTCGGAAATTGGAAGGAACTTGCCAATTTTCCTTAATTATAAATCCTTGCGCCCATATCTTTGACGATTCAACATCTTCTTCATTTATGCCATAATTCCCAATTTCCGGATAGGTCATGGTGATAATTTGCCCTTTATATGATGGATCGGTAAGTATTTCCTGATATCCTGTCATACTGGTATTAAATATAACTTCACCCACCGTTGTTCCTTTTTTACCGAGAAGTTTTCCTTCCCATATTTTTCTATTTTCCAAAACAAGCACCGCTTTCATTTTATAACATTTTCTTATTTATTTCTACCTCAGATAATCTATCATATGTTACTTCCCACTCTGCGCTGCCAGGTATGAGTTTTTTCATCCGTTCAATCTTTTTCATAACCGTTTCATGTACTTCATCCTCTAAAGAAAAATAACTCTCTATAACCTGTTCTGTACTTTCTCTTATTATACTTTCATCTACTAAATATGAACATGCATCTTCTTCTTTAAGTTTTTCTACAATCATTCTGGATAACTTTCTTGTTCTGTCCTTGCTATATCTTCTCACAATATAAAGTTCTCTTTCTTTGCTATTTTTCTCTTAGCCATAATAAACAATCTCGATTGATCAATCTGCTCCCCTTCGATCTGGTCTTTAAATTGTTTCAACAATTCTCTCGTTTCCTGTTCTATTTCCCTCTCCTTGTCTGCATCTTCCTTCAACACCTGTGCGACAAGTTCTTTTATTGCAGATCTTTCTTTTTTTAAATGAATGAACCCTTCTTTTATTAGTTTGTTTACTATTTTATCTGCTATAAAATCTATTTCTCTCGTTTTCAGTGTCATGACTGCAGTCTCTTTTCTTTCTTTGCTATCAATCTTTTTATGTTCGGAAGATGCTTTATTATCATAAGCACACACAAAAAAGATACAGCACAATTTATCATAACTGCTGAAGGATAGAGAACCCACGCTAAAGCAGAAGTTGCAGTATAGGAGATCAATGCACTAAGAGAAGAGAAGCGAAACAAGAGAAAAATAATTATCCACAAAAACAAACCTATGCAAGCGGCAATAGGCACTGCAACAAGTGAAACACCATAGGTTGTAGCTACCCCCTTTCCTCCTTTGAATCTTAGAAAAACGGAAAAATCATGTCCCAAGACAGCTGAAATGAGGCTAACAAACAATGCTTGAGGCATGCAAGTAAAGGTAAGAAAAGCAGCGCATACACCTTTAAGCATATCTAATATAAGCACAATCAGCCCTTCTTTTTTTCCTACTGAGCGGAAAATATTGGTAGCACCAATATTCCCACTGCCCGATTTTCTAATATCTATTCCTTTCCTCTTAGCGGCAATAAAACCAAAAGGTATACTTCCAATAATATAAGAGCATAAAAAGACAAGCAGAAAATTCACTTTCCTTCCCTTTTGTGTATACCTTTTCTTATGAATGTTGGTATATCCAATTTATCTTCAAATGTTTTTATAGGCACCTTTTTTTCTATATTTTCTATACGGCTTTTCCTCAATCTAAAGACAGGTGCTTTCTTTCCTTCAAATCCTGTAGCGATGATGGTAACTCTTATCTTGTCATTCATTGCGTTGTTTATAATTACGCCAAATTTGAAATTTACACTTTCACTAATCACATCTTCTATAATATCAGTTATTTCCCTTAGTTCGTGCAATCCAAATGTTTCACTAGCAGTAATGTTCATCAAAATGCCTTTAGCTTCCCCAATATTTACAT
This region includes:
- a CDS encoding DUF507 family protein encodes the protein MRRYSKDRTRKLSRMIVEKLKEEDACSYLVDESIIRESTEQVIESYFSLEDEVHETVMKKIERMKKLIPGSAEWEVTYDRLSEVEINKKML
- a CDS encoding DUF507 family protein; protein product: MTLKTREIDFIADKIVNKLIKEGFIHLKKERSAIKELVAQVLKEDADKEREIEQETRELLKQFKDQIEGEQIDQSRLFIMAKRKIAKKENFIL
- the plsY gene encoding glycerol-3-phosphate 1-O-acyltransferase PlsY; this translates as MNFLLVFLCSYIIGSIPFGFIAAKRKGIDIRKSGSGNIGATNIFRSVGKKEGLIVLILDMLKGVCAAFLTFTCMPQALFVSLISAVLGHDFSVFLRFKGGKGVATTYGVSLVAVPIAACIGLFLWIIIFLLFRFSSLSALISYTATSALAWVLYPSAVMINCAVSFLCVLMIIKHLPNIKRLIAKKEKRLQS